The Streptomyces europaeiscabiei genome window below encodes:
- a CDS encoding class F sortase gives MSGRDYSDDGIGSGTGARPGSGTGRVVTGVAWAVLLLGLWLWGREVTDVRTGGSAPTTGDVAAVGRPALAELPPAAQPLRGARPQRLDIPSMGVQAPVVARGLDRDGAIEPPSYGQPGVVGWYAGGARPGATGAALFVGHVDTETRPAVFYKLSALRVGETIRVARSDGRMAEFTVDDVQVMGRDDFDAQQAYGVRQSGRAELRLVTCGGTFDRTSRTYTANVVVSAYLSGTGP, from the coding sequence GTGTCGGGACGGGACTACTCCGACGACGGAATCGGAAGCGGCACAGGGGCCAGACCGGGCAGTGGAACCGGCCGTGTCGTCACCGGTGTCGCCTGGGCCGTGCTGCTGCTCGGCCTGTGGCTGTGGGGCCGCGAGGTCACCGACGTACGTACGGGTGGGTCCGCGCCGACCACCGGCGACGTGGCGGCGGTCGGGCGGCCCGCCCTGGCCGAACTACCGCCTGCAGCGCAGCCGTTGAGAGGCGCGAGGCCGCAGCGACTGGACATCCCCTCGATGGGCGTGCAGGCGCCGGTCGTGGCTCGCGGCCTTGACCGGGACGGGGCGATCGAACCGCCCTCCTACGGTCAGCCGGGTGTCGTCGGCTGGTACGCGGGCGGTGCGCGGCCGGGGGCGACGGGCGCCGCGCTGTTCGTCGGGCACGTCGACACCGAGACGCGGCCCGCCGTCTTCTACAAGCTGAGCGCGCTGCGCGTCGGCGAGACGATCCGGGTGGCCCGCAGCGACGGCCGGATGGCCGAGTTCACCGTGGACGACGTCCAGGTCATGGGCCGCGATGACTTCGACGCCCAACAGGCCTACGGCGTAAGGCAGTCGGGGCGCGCCGAACTGCGTCTGGTCACCTGCGGCGGCACCTTCGACAGGACGAGCCGCACCTACACGGCGAATGTCGTCGTCTCCGCGTACTTGAGCGGGACGGGACCCTGA
- a CDS encoding cell wall protein gives MRLCTCLTLALATAAALVSGPAAALGGAPAPGPPLAALDDRRPTCAGADGGAFPIRTRIRGGPATYVAGGGFHTWALELTNTTSRTCGNIHPVVVLVDGARMLKRTQPQLEFYDDAKDTTPRPVTFERTDSDELVGVLGGDGDGGGTGFTVPPGRTLTVRVRLSLTSDAAVPNDIVANAAVVERRGDDSEWVGESNDYRFRITDGEEGEEAEGEKEEGGQDSGGAAKEGGDAVRGEPRPYPDERPDQRPDARPDELAASGMREALPYVTGLLLLSAAGGLLVATVRRRAG, from the coding sequence ATGCGACTGTGTACGTGTCTGACCCTTGCCCTCGCCACCGCAGCCGCCCTCGTCAGTGGTCCCGCGGCGGCGCTCGGCGGTGCCCCCGCGCCCGGACCCCCTCTCGCGGCCCTGGACGACCGGCGGCCCACCTGCGCCGGTGCCGACGGCGGCGCCTTCCCCATCCGGACCCGTATCCGCGGCGGCCCCGCGACCTACGTCGCCGGCGGTGGCTTCCACACCTGGGCGTTGGAGCTCACCAACACCACCTCCCGGACCTGCGGGAACATCCACCCGGTGGTCGTACTGGTCGACGGCGCGCGCATGCTGAAGCGGACGCAGCCGCAACTGGAGTTCTACGACGACGCCAAGGACACGACCCCCCGGCCGGTGACCTTCGAACGGACCGACTCGGACGAACTGGTCGGTGTCCTAGGCGGGGACGGGGACGGCGGCGGTACCGGCTTCACCGTGCCGCCCGGCCGCACCCTCACCGTCAGGGTCCGCCTCTCCCTGACCTCCGACGCGGCCGTACCGAACGACATCGTGGCGAACGCGGCCGTGGTCGAGCGGCGCGGCGACGACAGCGAGTGGGTGGGGGAGTCGAACGACTACCGCTTCCGCATCACCGACGGCGAGGAGGGAGAGGAAGCGGAAGGGGAGAAGGAGGAGGGCGGCCAGGACAGTGGCGGGGCGGCGAAGGAGGGCGGAGATGCTGTACGGGGCGAGCCGCGGCCGTATCCCGACGAGCGCCCCGACCAGCGCCCCGACGCGCGCCCTGACGAACTGGCCGCATCGGGAATGCGCGAGGCACTGCCGTACGTGACCGGGCTTCTGCTTCTCTCCGCCGCCGGCGGTCTGCTGGTCGCGACGGTCCGCAGACGAGCCGGGTGA
- a CDS encoding glycoside hydrolase family 6 protein, translating into MYGSRGAGVRASVGVVGAALLLAGCFGGDSGDGEEDPSSGSDITQQPRGTAPFWVNPRGNAATQVAAYEKAGKDKDARLIRMIAEQPTGEWIGPENPEQEAEGFTEAAEKADRDAVLVLYNIPHRDCGQYSGGGAADGDAYRSWIDGVAKGIGDRAATVVLEPDAVLHVVDGCTPEEFHEERYDLLNGAIETLGALKNTKVYLDAGNAGWGDPEEIYDPLKWAGVEKADGFAVNVSNFYTTEDSIDYGKQLSSKIGDKPFVVDTSRNGNGPWTEGDEDERWCNPPGRALGETPTTKTADSLVDAYLWVKRPGESDGECKGGPKAGEWWPEYALDLAKASD; encoded by the coding sequence ATGTACGGCAGTAGGGGGGCCGGGGTTCGGGCGTCCGTGGGGGTGGTGGGGGCGGCGTTATTGCTCGCCGGCTGTTTCGGGGGAGACAGCGGTGACGGCGAGGAAGACCCGTCCTCCGGTTCCGACATCACGCAACAGCCGCGCGGCACGGCCCCGTTCTGGGTCAATCCGCGGGGCAACGCGGCGACACAGGTCGCCGCCTACGAGAAGGCGGGCAAGGACAAGGACGCCAGGCTGATCCGCATGATCGCCGAGCAGCCGACCGGCGAATGGATCGGCCCGGAGAACCCGGAGCAGGAGGCCGAGGGCTTCACCGAGGCCGCGGAGAAGGCCGACCGGGACGCCGTCCTCGTCCTCTACAACATCCCGCACCGCGACTGCGGCCAGTACTCCGGCGGCGGCGCCGCGGACGGCGACGCGTACCGGTCGTGGATCGACGGCGTGGCCAAGGGCATCGGGGACCGGGCGGCCACGGTCGTCCTGGAGCCCGACGCGGTGCTCCACGTGGTGGACGGCTGCACCCCGGAGGAGTTCCACGAGGAGCGGTACGACCTGCTGAACGGTGCTATCGAGACGCTCGGCGCGCTGAAGAACACGAAGGTGTACCTGGACGCGGGCAACGCCGGCTGGGGCGACCCCGAGGAGATCTACGACCCCCTCAAGTGGGCCGGAGTCGAAAAGGCGGACGGCTTCGCCGTCAACGTCTCGAACTTCTACACCACCGAGGACTCCATCGACTACGGCAAGCAGCTCTCCTCGAAGATCGGCGACAAGCCGTTCGTCGTCGACACCAGCCGTAACGGCAACGGCCCCTGGACCGAGGGCGACGAGGACGAACGCTGGTGCAACCCGCCGGGGCGGGCGCTGGGGGAGACTCCGACGACCAAGACGGCGGACTCGCTGGTGGACGCGTACCTGTGGGTGAAGCGTCCTGGTGAATCGGACGGCGAGTGCAAGGGCGGACCGAAGGCGGGGGAGTGGTGGCCGGAGTACGCGCTGGACTTGGCCAAGGCGTCTGACTGA
- a CDS encoding HAD-IIA family hydrolase, which produces MAERKPIESWLTDMDGVLIHEGVPIPGADAFIKRLRESGRPFLVLTNNSIYTARDLHARLARMGLDVPVENIWTSALATAQFLDDQRPGGTAYVIGEAGLTTALHDIGYVLTDHQPDYVVLGETRTYSFEAMTKAVRLINGGARFIATNPDETGPSTEGPLPATGAVAALITKATGQKPYFAGKPNPLMMRTGLNAIGAHSETSAMIGDRMDTDVLAGIEAGMETFLVLTGLTTSAQIEKFPYRPSKVVNSIADLVDRI; this is translated from the coding sequence ATGGCAGAGCGCAAGCCCATCGAGTCGTGGCTCACCGACATGGACGGTGTGCTCATCCACGAGGGCGTGCCGATCCCGGGCGCCGATGCCTTCATAAAGAGGCTGCGAGAATCCGGGCGCCCCTTCCTGGTGCTCACCAACAACTCGATCTACACGGCACGTGACCTGCACGCCCGCCTCGCCCGCATGGGCCTGGACGTGCCCGTGGAGAACATCTGGACCTCCGCCCTGGCGACCGCCCAGTTCCTGGACGACCAGCGGCCCGGCGGCACGGCGTACGTCATCGGCGAGGCGGGCCTGACGACCGCCCTGCACGACATCGGGTACGTCCTCACCGATCACCAGCCCGACTACGTCGTCCTCGGCGAGACCCGCACGTACTCCTTCGAGGCCATGACGAAGGCGGTACGGCTGATCAACGGCGGCGCCCGGTTCATCGCCACCAACCCGGACGAGACCGGCCCCTCCACGGAGGGCCCGCTGCCCGCGACCGGTGCCGTGGCCGCGCTGATCACCAAGGCGACCGGGCAGAAGCCGTACTTCGCGGGCAAGCCGAACCCGCTGATGATGCGCACCGGCCTGAACGCGATCGGCGCGCACTCCGAGACCAGCGCGATGATCGGCGACCGCATGGACACGGACGTCCTCGCGGGCATCGAGGCCGGGATGGAGACCTTCCTCGTCCTCACCGGCCTGACGACCTCCGCGCAGATCGAGAAGTTCCCGTACCGCCCGTCGAAGGTCGTGAACTCGATCGCGGACCTCGTCGACCGCATCTGA
- a CDS encoding glycosyltransferase family 2 protein, with translation MTSTPTGARHNQDPSETTRLKVPSHRTGTFRKLRKNLPRYDYEHYSRLAGPLTQPDPTRPYEVQYRSLISQEPHRLRVALMLAAAPLLSLVLLGWLLQQEHWTKRDYVEYEFLPTLDMVMLISIGLIEFFRCMNVLSNAHATLVARDPIPVVPETGTRVAFLTSFVPGKEPLEMVTKTLEAAVRLRHRGLLHVWLLDEGDDPDVRTVCARLGVHHFSRKGIAKWNQPKGPHRAKTKHGNYNAWLDAHGDDYDFFASVDTDHVPLPNYLERMLGFFRDPNIGFVIGPQVYGNYDNFVTKAAESQQFLFHALIQRAGNKYGAPMFVGTSNAVRIKALKQIGGLYDSITEDMATGFEIHRHKNPATGRKWRSVYTPDVLAVGEGPSAWTDFFTQQMRWSRGTYETILKQYWKGWYSLPPSKLFNYTMMIIFYPMSALNWILAALSCTLFLGLGASGVNIDPTVWLMLYGNASALQIGLYVWNRRHNVSPHEPEGSGGVAGMVMSALSAPLYAKALIDSALRRKSKFVVTPKGDSASPDRWFGTFRYHWYFIVIFGASIAAGFVFGNSHPAMVIWAVFAMTITALPIFAWRYMLRQDKKKAAAAAELQGSMVAPPEAAPAPFAPPPAPHAPHTPHAPQHKPSWAASGSGSGGSDQTMQIALGGLGGRKE, from the coding sequence ATGACGTCGACGCCGACGGGCGCCCGGCATAACCAAGATCCATCCGAAACGACCCGGCTCAAGGTGCCGTCACACCGGACCGGCACATTCCGCAAGCTGCGGAAGAACCTTCCCAGATACGACTACGAGCACTACAGCCGCCTCGCGGGACCACTCACCCAGCCAGACCCGACCAGGCCCTACGAGGTCCAGTACCGCTCCCTGATCTCCCAGGAGCCGCACCGTCTGCGGGTCGCCCTGATGCTGGCGGCCGCACCACTGCTCTCCCTGGTCCTGCTCGGCTGGCTGCTGCAGCAGGAGCACTGGACCAAGCGCGACTACGTCGAGTACGAGTTCCTGCCCACCCTCGACATGGTCATGCTGATCTCGATCGGCCTGATCGAGTTCTTCCGCTGCATGAACGTCCTGTCCAACGCGCACGCCACCCTGGTCGCCCGCGACCCGATCCCGGTCGTGCCCGAGACCGGCACCAGAGTCGCCTTCCTCACCTCCTTCGTACCCGGCAAGGAACCGCTGGAGATGGTGACGAAGACCCTGGAGGCCGCGGTCAGGCTCCGCCACCGCGGGCTTCTGCACGTGTGGCTGCTCGACGAGGGCGACGACCCGGATGTGAGGACGGTCTGCGCACGCCTGGGCGTGCACCACTTCTCCCGCAAGGGGATCGCGAAGTGGAACCAGCCGAAGGGCCCGCACCGGGCCAAGACCAAGCACGGCAACTACAACGCCTGGCTGGACGCGCACGGCGACGACTACGACTTCTTCGCCTCGGTCGACACCGACCACGTGCCGCTGCCCAACTACCTGGAGCGGATGCTCGGTTTCTTCCGCGACCCGAACATCGGCTTCGTCATCGGCCCCCAGGTGTACGGCAACTACGACAACTTCGTCACCAAGGCCGCCGAGTCCCAGCAGTTCCTGTTCCACGCGCTGATCCAGCGCGCCGGCAACAAGTACGGCGCCCCCATGTTCGTCGGCACCTCCAACGCCGTACGGATCAAGGCGCTCAAGCAGATCGGCGGCCTGTACGACTCGATCACCGAGGACATGGCCACCGGCTTCGAGATCCACCGCCACAAGAACCCGGCGACGGGCAGGAAGTGGCGCTCGGTGTACACGCCGGACGTGCTCGCGGTGGGTGAGGGGCCCAGCGCCTGGACGGACTTCTTCACCCAGCAGATGCGCTGGTCGCGCGGGACGTACGAGACGATCCTCAAGCAGTACTGGAAGGGCTGGTACTCACTGCCGCCGAGCAAACTCTTCAACTACACGATGATGATCATCTTCTACCCGATGTCCGCCCTCAACTGGATTCTGGCGGCGCTGAGTTGCACCCTGTTCCTGGGCCTGGGCGCCTCGGGTGTGAACATCGATCCGACGGTGTGGCTGATGCTCTACGGCAACGCCTCGGCCCTTCAGATAGGCCTGTACGTCTGGAACCGCCGCCACAACGTCTCGCCGCACGAGCCGGAGGGCTCCGGCGGTGTGGCCGGCATGGTGATGTCCGCGCTGTCCGCGCCGCTCTACGCCAAGGCGCTGATCGACTCGGCCCTGCGCCGCAAGAGCAAGTTCGTCGTCACACCCAAGGGGGACTCGGCGAGCCCCGACAGGTGGTTCGGCACCTTCCGGTACCACTGGTACTTCATCGTCATCTTCGGGGCCTCGATCGCCGCCGGTTTCGTCTTCGGCAACTCGCACCCCGCGATGGTCATCTGGGCCGTCTTCGCCATGACGATCACCGCTCTCCCCATCTTCGCCTGGCGTTACATGCTGAGGCAGGACAAGAAGAAGGCCGCCGCCGCGGCCGAGCTGCAGGGTTCCATGGTGGCGCCGCCCGAGGCGGCTCCCGCACCCTTCGCGCCGCCACCCGCACCGCACGCCCCACACACACCTCACGCTCCCCAGCACAAGCCGAGCTGGGCGGCGTCCGGGTCGGGCAGCGGGGGTAGCGACCAGACCATGCAGATCGCCCTGGGCGGACTTGGGGGACGTAAGGAATGA
- a CDS encoding Gfo/Idh/MocA family protein, producing MTGTSTGRTPRVALVGYGLAGSVFHAPLIAATPGLVLDTVVTSNPERQAQARAEFPEVRFAATADELWDRADELDLVVVASPNRTHVPIATAALEAGLAVVVDKPVAGTAAEARELATLADSRGLLLSVFQNRRWDNDFLTLRKLLADGELGEIRRFESRFERWRPQLKGGWRESGDPAEIGGLLYDLGSHVVDQALTLFGPATLVYAESDLRRPGAETDDDTFIAVTHASGVRSHFHASAVTPRLGPRFRVLGSEAGYVKYGLDPQEAALREGERPAPGVAWGLEPEGLWGRVGAGDSPLTDGGRPVPTLPGDYPAYYTAVAAALHGTGENPVTAHEAAAALDVLEAARRSASEGVAVKL from the coding sequence ATGACAGGCACCAGCACAGGTAGGACCCCTCGCGTCGCCCTGGTCGGCTACGGCCTCGCCGGCTCCGTCTTCCACGCCCCGCTGATCGCCGCGACGCCGGGCCTGGTCCTCGACACGGTCGTCACATCGAACCCGGAGCGGCAGGCACAGGCCCGCGCCGAGTTCCCCGAGGTGCGGTTCGCGGCCACGGCCGACGAGCTGTGGGACCGGGCGGACGAGCTGGACCTGGTCGTCGTCGCCTCCCCGAACAGGACGCACGTCCCGATCGCCACCGCCGCCCTGGAGGCGGGCCTCGCGGTCGTCGTCGACAAGCCCGTCGCCGGTACGGCGGCCGAGGCGCGCGAGCTGGCCACCCTCGCGGACTCCCGCGGCCTGCTTCTCTCCGTCTTCCAGAACCGCCGCTGGGACAACGACTTCCTGACCCTCCGGAAGCTCCTCGCCGACGGCGAGCTGGGCGAGATCCGCCGCTTCGAGTCCCGCTTCGAACGCTGGCGCCCCCAACTCAAGGGCGGCTGGCGCGAGTCCGGCGACCCGGCAGAGATCGGAGGTCTCCTCTACGACCTGGGCAGCCATGTCGTCGACCAGGCCCTCACCCTCTTCGGCCCCGCAACCCTCGTGTACGCCGAGTCCGACCTCCGCCGCCCCGGCGCCGAGACGGACGACGACACGTTCATCGCCGTCACCCACGCGAGCGGCGTCCGCTCCCACTTCCACGCCTCCGCCGTCACCCCCCGACTCGGCCCGCGCTTCCGCGTGCTGGGCTCCGAGGCGGGCTACGTCAAGTACGGCCTCGACCCCCAGGAAGCAGCCCTCCGAGAAGGCGAGCGCCCCGCCCCCGGCGTCGCCTGGGGCCTGGAGCCCGAAGGCCTCTGGGGCCGCGTCGGCGCCGGCGACTCCCCCCTGACCGACGGCGGCCGCCCCGTCCCGACCCTCCCGGGCGACTACCCCGCGTACTACACGGCCGTGGCCGCCGCCCTGCACGGCACCGGCGAGAACCCGGTCACGGCACACGAGGCGGCCGCCGCGCTGGACGTACTGGAGGCGGCGCGCAGGTCGGCGAGCGAAGGCGTGGCGGTGAAGCTGTGA
- a CDS encoding heme-degrading domain-containing protein, whose protein sequence is MTVTSDATTPTVPSIDELEAQERRLVLPRFTYEDAWTLGSLLVDLARERDAPVAVDIRRGPQQLFHAALPGSTPDNDAWIDRKRRVVERYANSSYLVGARFRAKGTTFEASSRLDPDHYAAHGGSFPLAVEGAGVIGTVTVSGLPQLEDHTMVVEALERFKDTL, encoded by the coding sequence GTGACTGTGACAAGCGACGCCACCACCCCCACCGTCCCGAGCATCGACGAACTCGAAGCCCAGGAACGCCGTCTGGTGCTCCCCCGGTTCACGTACGAGGACGCCTGGACCCTGGGCTCCCTGCTGGTGGACCTGGCCCGCGAGCGCGACGCCCCCGTCGCCGTCGACATCCGCCGCGGCCCCCAACAGCTCTTCCACGCCGCCCTCCCCGGCTCGACCCCGGACAACGACGCCTGGATCGACCGCAAACGCCGCGTCGTGGAGCGCTACGCCAACTCCTCCTACCTCGTCGGCGCCCGCTTCCGGGCCAAGGGCACGACCTTCGAAGCCTCGTCCCGCCTGGACCCCGACCACTACGCGGCCCACGGCGGCTCCTTCCCCCTGGCGGTGGAGGGAGCGGGCGTGATCGGCACGGTCACGGTCTCGGGCCTGCCCCAACTGGAGGACCACACGATGGTGGTGGAGGCCCTGGAACGCTTCAAGGACACGCTGTAG
- a CDS encoding ROK family transcriptional regulator encodes MNGNRNGNGSGRTAGVTGVNLLALRSHNGALVLDLLRGAGMAGISRLELAERTGLTPQAVSKITARLRADGLLTEAGYRASTGGKPRTVLRLVPDAGHAVGLHLDRDELTAVLCDLTGTVVAERRAPLNLGAGADAVVEGAAREVEALLAGASEGRRAAPVDAEPDPYGSSLLPVLGVGVALPGPLDHLHGVLHRVTGFPEWDGFPLRAALARRLGMPVVVDKDTNAAALGLAAVAGAHGSFAYLHLGTGLGAGLVIDGAVHRGARTRAGEFGHQVVQLDGPLCECGNRGCIEALCLAAVARGDVDEAARVLGAGVANLVGLLDIELVLLGGRTVEAHPDAFVRGVGFVLDEWARRQGEDPAVPVRVASGGRAAVAEGAAQLLLAPLFGRADG; translated from the coding sequence GTGAACGGCAACCGGAACGGCAACGGGAGCGGGCGTACCGCAGGAGTGACCGGCGTGAATCTGCTCGCCCTGCGCAGCCACAACGGGGCGCTGGTGCTCGACCTGCTGCGCGGCGCCGGGATGGCCGGGATAAGCAGGCTCGAACTGGCGGAGCGGACGGGGCTCACCCCGCAGGCCGTCAGCAAGATCACCGCCCGGCTGCGTGCGGACGGGCTCCTGACGGAGGCGGGGTACCGGGCGTCCACCGGGGGCAAGCCGCGCACCGTGCTGCGGCTCGTGCCCGACGCCGGGCACGCGGTCGGCCTCCACCTCGACCGCGACGAGCTGACGGCCGTGCTCTGTGACCTGACCGGCACGGTGGTCGCGGAGCGGCGGGCGCCGCTGAACCTGGGGGCCGGGGCGGACGCCGTGGTCGAGGGCGCGGCGCGCGAGGTGGAGGCGCTGCTGGCGGGCGCGAGCGAGGGCCGTCGCGCGGCGCCGGTCGACGCCGAGCCCGATCCGTACGGCTCCTCTCTCCTCCCCGTGCTCGGTGTCGGAGTCGCTCTGCCCGGCCCCCTCGATCATCTGCACGGCGTGCTGCACCGGGTCACCGGGTTCCCGGAGTGGGACGGGTTTCCGCTGCGGGCGGCGCTGGCACGGCGGCTGGGGATGCCGGTGGTGGTGGACAAGGACACCAACGCGGCGGCGCTCGGTCTCGCGGCGGTCGCGGGGGCGCACGGGTCCTTCGCCTACCTCCACCTCGGTACGGGGCTGGGGGCTGGGCTCGTGATCGACGGGGCGGTGCACCGGGGGGCCCGGACCCGGGCCGGGGAGTTCGGGCATCAGGTCGTCCAGCTGGACGGGCCGTTGTGCGAGTGCGGGAACCGGGGGTGCATAGAGGCGCTGTGCCTCGCGGCGGTGGCGCGGGGGGACGTGGACGAGGCGGCGCGGGTGCTCGGCGCGGGCGTCGCGAATCTTGTCGGGCTGCTCGACATCGAACTCGTGCTGCTCGGGGGGCGCACGGTCGAGGCCCATCCCGACGCGTTCGTGCGGGGGGTGGGGTTCGTGCTCGACGAGTGGGCTCGGCGGCAGGGGGAGGATCCGGCCGTGCCCGTGCGGGTTGCCTCCGGCGGTCGGGCGGCTGTTGCGGAGGGGGCTGCTCAGTTGCTGTTGGCGCCGTTGTTCGGGCGTGCGGACGGGTGA
- the glxA gene encoding radical copper oxidase GlxA produces MKDRAGRRRARRLAIGGAVVLALAGMNGPWVYRFSTEKYHDYKINRPEYKAANGHWKVVEFPEEYRQNTIHAALLHTGKILLIAGSGNDADNFDKKKFDTRVWDPVKQTIKRVPTPADLFCTGHTQLSNGNLLIAGGTKRYEKLKGDVTKAGGLMIIHNENPDKRMRIRAGTRFVGKANGKTFVLKDTVDIKKAVKTFDPDTGKFTGNKPGIARAYVEAERRGKKYETGTEDNYRVAGLKGVDARNTYGIAQKLALDKKDFQGIKDAYEFDPVAEKYIKVDPMNEARWYPTLTTLSDGTVLSLSGLDEIGQLVPGKNEIYDPETRKWTYTKDVQQFPTYPAISLMQNGKLFYSGANAGYGPDDIGRDPGVWDLRTNRFTKLPGMSDGKLLETAGTVLLPPAQDEKYMVIGGGGVGESERSSKKTRLIDLLADEPRFVDGPEMAKGTRYPQASILPDDTVLISGGSEDYRGRGDSNILEARLYNAKTGELRRVADPLVGRNYHAGSILLPDGRVVFFGSDSLYSDKANTKPGEFEQRIEIYTPPYLFQAAQPTLTGGPKTVARGGKATFGTRHASAVKSARLIRPSASTHVTDVDQKSIEVDFEVTGDEITVTVPKNRNLVQSGWYMLFVTDDAGTPSKARWVKVP; encoded by the coding sequence ATGAAGGACCGTGCAGGCCGCCGCCGCGCCCGTCGCCTCGCGATCGGCGGGGCGGTGGTCCTCGCGCTCGCCGGGATGAACGGGCCGTGGGTGTACCGCTTCAGTACCGAGAAGTACCACGACTACAAGATCAACAGACCCGAGTACAAAGCGGCCAACGGGCACTGGAAGGTCGTGGAGTTCCCGGAGGAGTACCGGCAGAACACGATCCACGCCGCACTCCTGCACACCGGCAAGATCCTGCTGATCGCGGGCTCCGGCAACGACGCCGACAACTTCGACAAGAAGAAGTTCGACACCCGCGTCTGGGACCCGGTCAAGCAGACGATCAAGCGTGTGCCGACCCCGGCCGACCTGTTCTGCACGGGGCACACCCAGCTGTCCAACGGCAATCTGCTGATCGCGGGCGGCACCAAGCGCTACGAGAAGCTGAAGGGCGATGTCACCAAGGCCGGCGGCCTGATGATCATCCACAACGAGAACCCTGACAAAAGGATGCGGATCAGGGCGGGGACCAGGTTCGTCGGCAAGGCGAACGGTAAGACGTTCGTCCTCAAGGACACCGTCGACATCAAGAAGGCAGTCAAGACCTTCGATCCGGACACCGGGAAGTTCACCGGCAACAAGCCGGGCATCGCGCGCGCCTATGTCGAGGCCGAGAGGCGCGGCAAGAAGTACGAGACGGGGACGGAGGACAACTACCGGGTCGCGGGTCTGAAGGGCGTGGACGCGCGGAACACGTACGGCATCGCGCAGAAGCTCGCCCTCGACAAGAAGGACTTCCAGGGGATCAAGGACGCCTACGAGTTCGACCCGGTCGCCGAGAAGTACATCAAGGTCGACCCGATGAACGAGGCCCGCTGGTACCCGACGCTGACCACCCTCAGCGACGGCACCGTCCTCAGTCTCTCCGGCCTCGACGAGATCGGTCAGCTGGTCCCGGGCAAGAACGAGATCTACGACCCCGAGACCAGGAAGTGGACGTACACGAAGGACGTCCAGCAGTTCCCGACGTACCCGGCGATCTCCCTGATGCAGAACGGCAAGCTGTTCTACTCGGGCGCGAACGCGGGATACGGGCCGGACGACATCGGGCGCGACCCCGGTGTCTGGGACCTGAGGACCAACAGATTCACCAAGCTCCCCGGCATGAGCGACGGCAAGCTGCTCGAAACCGCCGGGACCGTGCTGTTGCCTCCGGCGCAGGACGAGAAGTACATGGTCATCGGGGGCGGCGGGGTCGGTGAGTCGGAGCGGTCCAGCAAGAAGACCCGGCTGATCGATCTGCTGGCCGACGAACCCAGGTTCGTGGACGGGCCTGAGATGGCGAAGGGCACGCGGTATCCGCAGGCCTCGATCCTGCCCGACGACACGGTACTCATCTCCGGCGGCTCGGAGGACTACCGCGGGCGGGGCGACTCCAACATCCTGGAGGCACGGCTGTACAACGCGAAGACGGGTGAACTGCGGCGGGTGGCCGACCCGTTGGTGGGTCGGAACTACCACGCCGGGTCGATCCTGTTGCCGGACGGGCGGGTCGTCTTCTTCGGGTCGGACTCCCTGTACTCCGACAAGGCCAACACCAAGCCGGGGGAGTTCGAGCAGCGCATCGAGATCTATACGCCGCCGTATCTGTTCCAGGCCGCGCAGCCGACTCTGACGGGTGGGCCGAAGACGGTCGCGCGCGGCGGGAAGGCGACGTTCGGTACGCGGCACGCGTCGGCGGTCAAGTCGGCGCGGTTGATCCGGCCGAGTGCGTCGACGCATGTGACGGATGTGGACCAGAAGTCGATCGAGGTGGACTTCGAGGTCACCGGTGACGAGATCACGGTGACGGTGCCGAAGAACCGGAATCTGGTGCAGTCGGGGTGGTACATGCTGTTCGTGACGGATGACGCGGGCACGCCGAGCAAGGCGCGGTGGGTGAAGGTTCCGTAG